Proteins encoded together in one Lathyrus oleraceus cultivar Zhongwan6 chromosome 5, CAAS_Psat_ZW6_1.0, whole genome shotgun sequence window:
- the LOC127083237 gene encoding transcription factor FER-LIKE IRON DEFICIENCY-INDUCED TRANSCRIPTION FACTOR, giving the protein MNSNMKDQDQQDSLVYTDNFELHDFIDDPNFDQFIDLIRGENEDGMCNFGSDLINDRFIDNHQPLSIPLIPLLDHNNNNINNIVNVYDPSSSTIGSFACYDEEVKGEGENDCDDSPATTTTTSIDDAKSRAKTDRSKTLVSERRRRGRMKDKLYALRSLVPNITKMDKASIIGDAVSYVHDLQAQSRKLKAEVSGLEVSLSVSENYQGSINNTINVIQSHPICKKIIQVEMFQVEERGYYAKIVCNKGEGVAASLYKALESLANFNVQNSNLATVCDTFLLTFTLNVKGSEQEMNLQNLKLWVAGALLNQGFEFLPSF; this is encoded by the exons ATGAACTCAAATATGAAAGATCAAGATCAACAAGACTCACTAGTTTACACAGACAATTTTGAGTTGCATGATTTCATTGACGATCCAAACTTTGATCAATTTATAGATTTAATTAGAGGTGAGAATGAAGATGGAATGTGTAACTTTGGTTCTGACCTTATCAATGATCGTTTCATTGATAATCATCAACCTCTTTCCATTCCTCTAATTCCATTACTTGatcacaacaacaacaatattaataATATTGTGAATGTCTATGATCCAAGCTCTTCAACAATTGGCTCGTTTGCTTGTTATGATGAGGAGGTTAAGGGAGAAGGAGAAAATGATTGTGATGATTCTCCGGCAACAACAACCACGACCTCGATCGATGATGCCAAATCTAGGGCTAAAACCGATCGGTCCAAAACTCTCGTTTCGGAGAGGAGGAGGAGAGGTCGAATGAAGGATAAGCTTTATGCATTGCGATCTTTAGTTCCCAACATTACAAAG ATGGATAAGGCCTCTATAATTGGAGATGCAGTATCATATGTGCATGATCTTCAAGCACAATCTAGGAAGTTGAAGGCTGAGGTTTCAGGACTTGAAGTCTCTTTATCTGTGTCTGAGAACTATCAAGGATCAATTAACAACACCATTAATGTTATTCAAAGCCACCCCATTTGCAAGAAAATTATCCAG GTTGAGATGTTTCAAGTGGAGGAAAGAGGTTACTATGCAAAAATAGTATGCAATAAAGGAGAAGGAGTTGCTGCTTCATTGTACAAAGCTCTTGAGTCTCTTGCAAATTTCAATGTTCAAAATTCAAACTTAGCCACCGTTTGTGACACTTTTCTACTTACTTTTACATTGAAT GTAAAAGGTTCTGAACAAGAAATGAATCTTCAGAATTTGAAGCTATGGGTGGCAGGAGCTCTTTTGAACCAAGGCTTTGAATTCTTGCCATCCTTTTGA